The Cronobacter sakazakii genome has a window encoding:
- a CDS encoding nitrate reductase subunit alpha, with amino-acid sequence MSKFLDRFRYFKQKGETFADGHGQLLDTNRDWEEGYRQRWQHDKIVRSTHGVNCTGSCSWKIYVKNGLVTWETQQTDYPRTRPDMPNHEPRGCPRGASYSWYLYSANRLKYPLMRKRLIKLWREAKAQHSDPVNAWASIMEDSEKAKSYKQARGRGGFVRSSWQEVNELIAAANVWTAKTFGPDRIAGFSPIPAMSMVSYASGARYLSLIGGTCLSFYDWYCDLPPASPMTWGEQTDVPESADWYNSSYIIAWGSNVPQTRTPDAHFFTEVRYKGTKTVAVTPDYAEIAKLCDLWLAPKQGTDSAMALAMGHVMLREFHLDKPSQYFTDYVRRYTDMPMLVMLEERDGFYAAGRMLRASDLVDNLGQENNPEWKTVAFDNRDGDMVAPNGSIGFRWGEKGKWNLEQRDGTTGEETELRLSLLGHHDEVAEVGFPYFGGESSEHFNSVKLENILLHKLPVKRLQLADGSSALVATVYDLTLANYGLDRGLGDGNCAASYDDVKAYTPAWAEQVTGVPRAQIIRTAREFADNADKTHGRSMIIVGAGMNHWYHMDMNYRGLINMLVFCGCVGQSGGGWAHYVGQEKLRPQTGWTPLAFALDWNRPPRHMNSTSFFYNHSSQWRYESLTTDDLLSPLADKSRYSGHLIDFNVRAERMGWLPSAPQLGTNPLRIKAAADAAGMSPVDYTVNALKSGDIRFAAEEPENGKNHPRNLFVWRSNLLGSSGKGHEYMLKYLLGTENGIQGKDLGQQGGVKPEEIEWQDNGLDGKLDLVVTLDFRLSSTCLYSDIVLPTATWYEKDDMNTSDMHPFIHPLSAAVDPAWESKSDWEIYKGIAKKFSELCVGHLGVETDVVTLPIQHDSAAELAQPLDVKDWKKGECDLIPGKTAPHIIAVQRDYPATYERFTSIGPLLETIGNGGKGIAWNTQSEMDLLRKLNYTKQDGPAKGQPMLNTAIDAAEMILTLAPETNGQVAVKAWAALSEFTGRDHTHLALNKEEEKIRFRDIQAQPRKIISSPTWSGLEDEHVSYNAGYTNVHELIPWRTLSGRQQLYQDHPWMRDFGESLLVYRPPIDTRSVKAVMGQKSNGNPEKALNFLTPHQKWGIHSTYSDNLLMLTLSRGGPIVWMSEDDAKDLGIADNDWIEVFNANGALTARAVVSQRVPAGMTMMYHAQERIVNIPGSEITGQRGGIHNSVTRISPKPTHMIGGYAQLAYGFNYYGTVGSNRDEFVVVRKMKNIDWLDGEGNDQKQESVK; translated from the coding sequence ATGAGTAAATTCCTGGACAGGTTCCGCTATTTCAAACAGAAAGGCGAAACCTTTGCCGATGGGCATGGACAACTTCTGGATACGAACCGGGACTGGGAAGAGGGTTACCGTCAGCGCTGGCAGCATGACAAAATTGTCCGCTCCACCCACGGCGTTAACTGTACCGGTTCCTGCAGCTGGAAGATTTACGTCAAAAACGGTCTGGTCACCTGGGAAACCCAGCAGACCGACTACCCGCGCACCCGCCCCGATATGCCGAACCACGAACCGCGCGGCTGCCCGCGTGGGGCCAGCTACTCCTGGTATCTCTACAGCGCCAACCGTCTGAAATATCCGCTGATGCGCAAACGCCTGATTAAACTGTGGCGAGAAGCGAAAGCGCAGCACAGCGATCCGGTGAACGCCTGGGCGTCCATCATGGAAGACAGCGAAAAAGCGAAAAGCTACAAACAGGCGCGCGGACGCGGCGGGTTTGTGCGCTCTTCCTGGCAGGAGGTGAATGAGCTTATCGCCGCCGCCAACGTCTGGACCGCCAAAACCTTTGGCCCGGACCGCATCGCGGGCTTCTCACCGATCCCGGCCATGTCGATGGTCTCTTACGCCTCCGGCGCGCGTTACCTGTCGCTTATCGGCGGTACCTGCCTGAGCTTCTATGACTGGTATTGCGACCTGCCGCCCGCCTCACCGATGACCTGGGGCGAACAAACCGACGTGCCGGAATCCGCCGACTGGTATAACTCCAGTTACATCATCGCCTGGGGCTCTAACGTTCCGCAGACCCGTACCCCGGACGCCCACTTCTTTACTGAAGTGCGCTACAAAGGCACCAAAACCGTCGCCGTTACGCCGGACTACGCCGAAATCGCCAAACTGTGCGATCTGTGGCTGGCGCCGAAACAGGGCACCGACAGCGCGATGGCGCTGGCGATGGGCCACGTGATGCTGCGTGAATTCCACCTCGACAAACCGAGCCAGTATTTCACCGACTACGTGCGCCGCTACACTGACATGCCGATGCTGGTGATGCTCGAAGAGCGTGACGGCTTCTACGCCGCAGGCCGCATGCTGCGCGCCTCGGATCTGGTCGATAACCTGGGCCAGGAAAATAACCCGGAGTGGAAAACCGTCGCGTTCGATAACCGCGATGGCGATATGGTCGCGCCGAACGGCTCTATCGGCTTCCGCTGGGGCGAAAAAGGCAAATGGAACCTGGAACAGCGCGATGGCACCACCGGTGAAGAGACCGAACTGCGTCTCTCGCTGCTGGGCCACCACGACGAGGTGGCAGAGGTTGGCTTTCCGTACTTTGGCGGTGAAAGCAGCGAACATTTCAACAGCGTGAAGCTTGAAAACATTCTGCTGCATAAACTGCCGGTGAAACGCCTGCAGCTTGCCGACGGCTCCAGCGCGCTGGTGGCGACGGTCTACGACTTAACGCTTGCCAACTACGGTTTGGATCGCGGTCTTGGCGATGGTAACTGCGCGGCGAGCTACGACGACGTGAAAGCCTATACCCCGGCCTGGGCCGAACAGGTGACCGGCGTGCCGCGCGCGCAGATTATTCGTACCGCACGTGAATTTGCCGATAACGCCGATAAGACCCATGGCCGTTCGATGATCATCGTCGGTGCCGGTATGAACCACTGGTATCACATGGACATGAACTACCGTGGGCTCATCAATATGTTGGTGTTCTGCGGCTGCGTCGGTCAGAGCGGCGGCGGCTGGGCGCACTATGTGGGCCAGGAGAAACTGCGTCCGCAAACCGGCTGGACGCCGCTGGCGTTCGCGCTGGACTGGAACCGTCCGCCGCGCCATATGAACAGCACGTCGTTCTTCTACAACCACTCCAGCCAGTGGCGATACGAATCCCTGACGACCGACGATCTGTTGTCGCCGCTTGCGGATAAATCGCGCTACAGCGGCCATCTGATTGACTTTAACGTGCGTGCCGAGCGTATGGGCTGGCTGCCGTCCGCGCCGCAGCTTGGCACCAACCCGCTGCGCATCAAAGCCGCGGCGGACGCCGCCGGCATGAGCCCGGTGGATTACACCGTGAACGCGCTGAAATCGGGCGACATTCGCTTTGCGGCCGAAGAGCCAGAAAACGGCAAAAACCACCCGCGCAACCTGTTCGTCTGGCGCTCTAACCTGCTGGGTTCTTCCGGTAAAGGGCATGAGTACATGCTCAAATACCTGCTCGGCACCGAAAACGGCATTCAGGGCAAAGATCTGGGCCAGCAGGGCGGCGTGAAGCCGGAAGAGATCGAATGGCAGGACAATGGCCTTGACGGCAAACTGGATCTGGTGGTGACGCTCGATTTCCGTCTCTCCAGCACCTGTCTCTATTCCGATATCGTGCTGCCGACCGCCACCTGGTATGAGAAAGACGATATGAATACCTCGGATATGCATCCGTTTATTCATCCGCTTTCCGCCGCGGTGGACCCGGCCTGGGAATCCAAAAGCGACTGGGAGATTTACAAAGGCATCGCGAAGAAATTCTCCGAGCTGTGCGTCGGCCATCTCGGCGTGGAAACCGACGTTGTCACGCTGCCTATTCAGCACGACTCCGCCGCCGAACTGGCGCAGCCGCTCGATGTGAAAGACTGGAAAAAAGGCGAATGCGACCTGATCCCTGGCAAAACCGCGCCGCACATCATTGCTGTACAGCGCGACTACCCGGCGACGTATGAGCGCTTTACCTCCATCGGCCCGCTGCTGGAAACCATCGGCAACGGCGGCAAGGGCATCGCCTGGAATACCCAGAGCGAAATGGATCTGCTGCGCAAGCTTAACTACACCAAGCAGGACGGCCCGGCCAAAGGCCAGCCGATGCTGAACACCGCGATTGACGCCGCCGAGATGATCTTAACGCTCGCGCCGGAAACCAACGGCCAGGTGGCGGTAAAAGCCTGGGCGGCGCTGAGTGAATTCACCGGCCGCGACCATACGCATCTCGCGCTGAACAAAGAAGAAGAGAAGATACGCTTCCGCGATATCCAGGCGCAGCCGCGCAAAATCATCTCCAGCCCCACCTGGTCCGGGCTTGAAGATGAGCATGTCTCGTACAACGCCGGTTATACCAACGTTCACGAGCTGATCCCGTGGCGTACGCTCTCTGGCCGTCAGCAGCTCTATCAGGATCACCCGTGGATGCGCGATTTCGGCGAGAGCCTGCTGGTGTATCGCCCGCCGATCGATACCCGTTCGGTAAAAGCCGTGATGGGGCAGAAATCCAACGGCAACCCGGAGAAGGCGCTGAACTTCCTGACGCCGCACCAGAAATGGGGCATTCACTCCACCTACAGCGACAACCTGCTGATGCTGACGCTGTCGCGCGGCGGCCCGATTGTCTGGATGAGCGAGGACGACGCGAAAGATCTCGGCATTGCGGATAACGACTGGATTGAAGTGTTTAACGCCAACGGTGCGCTGACCGCCCGTGCGGTGGTGAGCCAGCGTGTGCCTGCCGGGATGACGATGATGTACCACGCGCAGGAACGCATCGTGAATATTCCGGGCTCGGAAATCACCGGCCAGCGCGGCGGTATTCATAACTCGGTGACGCGCATCAGCCCGAAACCGACGCACATGATTGGCGGCTATGCGCAACTGGCCTACGGCTTTAACTACTACGGCACCGTCGGCTCTAACCGCGATGAGTTCGTGGTGGTACGTAAGATGAAGAACATTGACTGGTTGGACGGCGAAGGCAACGACCAGAAACAGGAGAGCGTAAAATGA
- the narJ gene encoding nitrate reductase molybdenum cofactor assembly chaperone, protein MTELLIISRLLEYPDAALWQHQQELFDALAETQHLSLQNAHHLGVFIRDLLQEDLLDAQAAYGELFDRGRATSLLLFEHVHGESRDRGQAMVDLLAQYERAGLVLDSRELPDHLPLYLEYLAQRPAQEAIDGLRDIAPILALLGARLKQRESRYAVLFDLLIALSDTQVDTHKVSEKIADEARDDTPQALDAVWEEEQVKFFADQGCGESDIAAHQRRFAGAVAPQYLNISAGGQQ, encoded by the coding sequence ATGACCGAACTGCTGATTATCTCCCGCCTGCTGGAGTACCCGGATGCTGCCCTGTGGCAGCATCAGCAGGAGCTGTTTGACGCGCTGGCAGAGACGCAACATCTGTCGCTGCAAAACGCCCATCATCTGGGCGTCTTTATCCGCGATCTGTTGCAGGAAGATTTGCTGGATGCGCAGGCGGCCTACGGCGAGCTGTTCGACCGCGGCCGCGCCACCTCGCTGCTGCTGTTCGAGCATGTGCATGGCGAATCGCGCGATCGCGGTCAGGCGATGGTGGATCTGCTGGCGCAGTATGAACGTGCCGGGCTTGTGCTCGACAGCCGCGAGCTGCCGGATCATCTGCCGCTTTACCTGGAGTATCTGGCGCAGCGTCCGGCGCAGGAGGCTATTGACGGCCTGCGGGATATCGCGCCGATTCTGGCGCTGCTCGGCGCGCGTCTTAAACAGCGCGAAAGTCGTTACGCGGTGCTGTTTGATCTGCTGATTGCGCTTTCTGACACGCAGGTGGATACCCACAAAGTGAGCGAGAAAATCGCCGATGAGGCGCGCGACGACACGCCGCAGGCGCTGGACGCCGTCTGGGAAGAAGAGCAGGTGAAATTCTTCGCCGACCAGGGCTGCGGCGAATCTGACATCGCCGCGCACCAGCGCCGCTTCGCCGGAGCGGTCGCTCCGCAATATCTGAATATCTCTGCCGGAGGACAGCAATAA
- the narH gene encoding nitrate reductase subunit beta, producing MKIRSQVGMVLNLDKCIGCHTCSVTCKNVWTSREGMEYAWFNNVESKPGVGFPNDWENQEKWKGGWVRKINGKLQPRMGGRGMLLGKIFANPHLPGIDDYYEPFDYDYQHLHNAPEGKHQPIARPRSLITGQRMNKIEAGPNWEEILGGEFEKRSQDKNFENMQKAMYGQFENTFMMYLPRLCEHCLNPACVATCPSGAIYKREEDGIVLIDQDKCRGWRMCITGCPYKKIYFNWKSGKSEKCIFCYPRIEAGMPTVCSETCVGRIRYLGVLLYDADAIEQAASTEHETDLYQRQLDVFLDPNDPAVIEQALKDGVPQSVIDAAQQSPVWKLAMDWKLALPLHPEYRTLPMVWYVPPLSPIQSAADAGELGRNGILPDVDSLRIPVQYLANLLTAGDTAPVLLALKRMLAMRHYKRAETVDGVNDTRALEEVGLTEAQAQEMYRYLAIANYEDRFVVPSSHRELAHDAFPERNGCGFSFGDGCHGSDSKFNLFNSRRIDAIDVTVKTEPRQ from the coding sequence ATGAAAATTCGTTCACAAGTCGGCATGGTGCTGAACCTTGATAAGTGCATCGGCTGCCACACCTGTTCGGTGACCTGTAAAAACGTCTGGACCAGCCGCGAAGGGATGGAATACGCCTGGTTCAACAATGTCGAAAGCAAGCCGGGCGTCGGCTTCCCGAACGACTGGGAAAACCAGGAGAAGTGGAAGGGCGGCTGGGTGCGCAAAATCAACGGCAAACTGCAGCCGCGCATGGGCGGCCGCGGGATGCTGCTCGGCAAAATTTTCGCCAACCCGCATCTGCCGGGCATCGACGATTACTACGAGCCGTTCGACTACGACTATCAGCATCTGCATAACGCGCCGGAAGGCAAACACCAGCCGATTGCCCGTCCGCGCTCGCTGATTACCGGCCAGCGGATGAACAAAATCGAAGCGGGCCCGAACTGGGAAGAGATCCTGGGCGGCGAGTTCGAAAAACGTTCGCAGGACAAAAACTTCGAGAACATGCAGAAGGCGATGTACGGCCAGTTCGAAAACACCTTCATGATGTATCTCCCGCGCCTGTGCGAGCACTGCCTGAACCCCGCGTGCGTGGCGACCTGCCCGAGCGGCGCGATTTACAAACGTGAAGAAGACGGCATCGTGCTGATTGACCAGGACAAATGCCGCGGCTGGCGTATGTGCATCACCGGCTGCCCGTACAAAAAAATCTACTTCAACTGGAAGAGCGGGAAGTCCGAGAAGTGCATCTTCTGTTATCCGCGTATCGAAGCGGGGATGCCGACGGTCTGCTCCGAAACCTGCGTAGGCCGCATTCGCTACCTCGGCGTGCTGCTGTATGACGCGGACGCCATCGAGCAGGCGGCGAGCACCGAGCATGAAACCGATCTCTATCAGCGCCAGCTGGATGTGTTCCTCGACCCGAACGATCCGGCGGTTATTGAACAGGCGCTGAAAGATGGCGTGCCGCAGAGCGTGATTGACGCGGCGCAGCAGTCGCCGGTGTGGAAACTGGCGATGGACTGGAAGCTGGCGCTGCCGCTGCACCCGGAATACCGCACGCTGCCGATGGTCTGGTACGTGCCGCCGCTGTCGCCGATTCAGTCTGCCGCCGACGCGGGCGAGCTGGGCCGCAACGGCATTCTGCCGGATGTCGACAGCCTGCGCATTCCGGTGCAGTACCTGGCGAACCTGCTGACCGCGGGCGATACCGCGCCGGTGCTGCTGGCGCTGAAACGCATGCTCGCGATGCGTCACTACAAACGTGCGGAAACCGTTGACGGCGTGAACGATACCCGCGCGCTGGAAGAGGTGGGCCTGACCGAAGCGCAGGCGCAGGAGATGTACCGTTATCTGGCGATCGCGAACTACGAAGACCGCTTCGTGGTGCCGTCGAGCCACCGTGAACTGGCGCACGACGCGTTCCCGGAACGTAACGGCTGCGGCTTCAGCTTTGGCGACGGTTGCCACGGTTCGGACAGCAAATTCAACCTGTTCAACAGCCGCCGCATTGATGCCATCGACGTGACGGTGAAAACGGAGCCGCGCCAATGA
- a CDS encoding AraC family transcriptional regulator — protein MTDPLTDIVGLLNPRPTRAKLVEGAGQWRILRESAGEAFYCAVLQGECLMHINGKAPERLVAGDFMLIPATYTFENTSTGTTPPVDISVPTLLSDGHVRIGATTGPAELLMNVGHCEFDTPDRALIVALLPNEILIKGQRRFVTLFELLLDESRNRRPGRDVVMTHLLQLLLVESLRSDPQLAKTAGILRGLQHEKIATALHLIHDKPGADWQIAHLARECAMSRSAFFATFSETVGMSPMQYLLFWRMSLARKALMSGQDNIEQIALRTGYQSASAFSVAFTKHAGMPPGEFRRQSRTARSIQPAQHEEEPLA, from the coding sequence GTGACCGATCCGTTAACCGATATTGTTGGTTTGCTTAACCCCAGGCCAACGCGCGCAAAACTCGTTGAAGGCGCAGGTCAGTGGCGTATTCTCCGCGAGTCTGCCGGCGAGGCGTTTTACTGCGCCGTGTTGCAGGGCGAATGCCTGATGCACATTAACGGTAAAGCGCCCGAGCGGCTGGTGGCCGGCGATTTTATGCTGATCCCTGCCACTTACACCTTTGAAAACACCAGCACGGGCACCACGCCTCCTGTCGATATCTCCGTGCCAACGCTCCTCAGCGATGGACACGTGAGAATTGGTGCAACGACGGGCCCGGCTGAGCTTCTGATGAATGTGGGGCACTGTGAATTCGACACGCCGGACAGAGCGCTTATCGTCGCGTTACTACCGAATGAAATTCTGATCAAAGGACAGCGCCGTTTCGTCACGCTCTTTGAACTCCTGCTGGATGAAAGCAGGAACCGGCGGCCCGGACGTGACGTGGTGATGACGCATCTTTTGCAACTGTTGCTGGTGGAATCGTTGCGAAGCGATCCGCAGCTCGCGAAAACGGCGGGTATTCTGCGCGGGTTACAGCACGAAAAAATCGCCACCGCCCTGCATCTCATCCATGATAAGCCCGGCGCGGACTGGCAAATCGCGCATCTCGCCCGAGAGTGTGCGATGTCACGCTCCGCTTTTTTCGCCACCTTCAGCGAGACCGTCGGCATGTCGCCCATGCAATACCTGCTCTTCTGGCGGATGTCGCTTGCCAGAAAAGCCCTGATGAGTGGCCAGGATAACATCGAACAGATTGCGTTGCGAACAGGCTACCAGTCGGCGAGCGCGTTCAGCGTGGCCTTCACGAAACACGCGGGTATGCCGCCGGGCGAGTTTCGCCGCCAGAGCAGAACGGCGCGGTCGATTCAGCCAGCCCAGCACGAGGAGGAGCCACTGGCCTGA
- the narI gene encoding respiratory nitrate reductase subunit gamma — MHFLNMFFFSIYPYIAGTVFLVGSWLRYDYGQYTWRAASSQMLDRKGMNMASNLFHFGILGIFFGHLFGMLTPHWMYESFLPIAVKQQLAMIAGGIFGAMTLVGGLLLLKRRLFSPRVRATSTGADILILALLLTQCTLGLITIPFSAQHMDGSEMMKLVGWAQSVVTFRSGAAEHLDGVAFIYRVHLVLGMTLFLVFPFTRLVHVWSAPVEYLTRKYQVVRARR, encoded by the coding sequence ATGCACTTCCTGAATATGTTCTTCTTTAGTATCTACCCGTACATTGCCGGTACGGTATTTCTGGTGGGCAGCTGGCTGCGTTACGACTACGGGCAGTACACCTGGCGCGCCGCCTCCAGCCAAATGCTGGACCGCAAAGGGATGAACATGGCCTCAAACCTGTTTCATTTCGGGATCCTCGGGATTTTCTTCGGCCACCTGTTCGGGATGCTGACGCCGCACTGGATGTACGAATCGTTCCTGCCGATTGCCGTGAAACAGCAACTGGCCATGATCGCAGGCGGGATCTTCGGCGCGATGACGCTCGTTGGCGGCCTGCTGCTGCTCAAGCGTCGTCTGTTCAGCCCGCGCGTGCGCGCGACCTCGACCGGCGCTGATATTCTGATCCTGGCGCTGCTGCTGACGCAGTGTACGCTTGGTCTTATCACCATTCCGTTCTCCGCCCAGCATATGGACGGTAGCGAGATGATGAAACTGGTGGGCTGGGCGCAGAGCGTGGTGACGTTCCGCAGCGGCGCGGCTGAACATCTGGACGGCGTGGCGTTTATCTACCGCGTGCATCTGGTGCTCGGTATGACGCTGTTCCTGGTGTTCCCGTTCACGCGTCTGGTGCATGTCTGGAGCGCGCCGGTCGAGTATCTGACCCGCAAATACCAGGTGGTACGCGCGCGTCGCTAA
- a CDS encoding NarK family nitrate/nitrite MFS transporter: MSDSSAAARSTSGLITDWRPEDVQFWQRTGQHTARRNLWISVPCLLLAFCVWMLFSAVAVNLNKVGFRFTTDQLFMLTALPSVSGALLRVPYSFMVPIFGGRRWTAFSTGILIIPCVWLGFAVQDPSTSFGTFIIISLLCGFAGANFASSMANISFFFPKQKQGGALGINGGLGNLGVSVMQLVAPLAISLSIFAAFGSEGVMQDDGTRLYLENAAWVWVPFLAVFTLAAWFGMNDLATSKASFRAQLPVLKRGHLWMMSLLYLATFGSFIGFSAGFAMLSKTQFPQVNVMHFAFFGPLLGALARSAGGAISDRLGGTRVTLVNFILMAVFSALLFVTLPSGGVGGNFAAFFSVFLALFLTAGLGSGSTFQMISVIFRKLTMDRVKAAGGSDEQAMREAATDTAAALGFISAIGAIGGFFIPKAFGTSLALTGSPAGAMKVFLVFYIACVVLTWAVYGRKSAR; the protein is encoded by the coding sequence ATGAGTGACTCTTCCGCTGCGGCACGTTCCACAAGCGGGTTGATTACCGACTGGCGACCTGAGGATGTTCAGTTCTGGCAGCGTACCGGCCAGCACACCGCCCGTCGTAATCTGTGGATCTCCGTGCCTTGTCTGCTGCTCGCTTTCTGCGTCTGGATGTTGTTTAGCGCAGTGGCGGTCAATCTGAATAAGGTGGGCTTTCGTTTTACCACCGATCAGCTGTTTATGCTGACCGCGCTGCCGTCGGTCTCCGGCGCGCTGCTGCGCGTACCGTACTCCTTTATGGTGCCGATTTTCGGCGGTCGTCGCTGGACGGCGTTCAGCACCGGCATCCTGATTATTCCGTGCGTGTGGCTGGGTTTTGCCGTGCAGGATCCTTCCACGTCCTTTGGCACGTTTATCATCATTTCACTGCTGTGCGGTTTTGCCGGGGCGAACTTCGCGTCCAGCATGGCGAACATCAGCTTTTTCTTCCCGAAACAGAAACAGGGCGGGGCGCTCGGTATTAACGGCGGTCTCGGCAACCTGGGCGTCAGCGTGATGCAGCTGGTCGCGCCGCTTGCGATTTCGCTCTCCATCTTCGCCGCGTTCGGCAGCGAAGGCGTTATGCAGGATGACGGCACGCGCCTTTATCTGGAAAACGCCGCGTGGGTGTGGGTGCCGTTCCTCGCGGTCTTTACGCTGGCGGCGTGGTTTGGCATGAACGATCTGGCGACTTCGAAAGCGTCTTTCCGCGCGCAGCTTCCGGTGCTTAAACGCGGTCATCTGTGGATGATGAGCCTGCTGTATCTCGCGACCTTCGGCTCGTTCATCGGCTTCTCGGCGGGTTTTGCGATGCTTTCAAAAACCCAGTTCCCGCAGGTGAATGTGATGCACTTTGCTTTCTTCGGGCCGCTGCTCGGCGCGCTGGCGCGCTCGGCAGGCGGGGCGATTTCTGACCGTCTGGGCGGTACGCGCGTAACGCTGGTGAACTTCATTCTGATGGCGGTGTTCAGCGCGCTGCTGTTTGTAACGCTGCCGTCAGGCGGTGTGGGCGGGAATTTTGCGGCCTTCTTTAGCGTGTTCCTGGCGCTGTTCCTGACCGCCGGGCTCGGCAGTGGTTCGACGTTCCAGATGATTTCGGTGATTTTCCGCAAGCTGACCATGGATCGCGTGAAAGCGGCAGGCGGCAGCGATGAGCAGGCGATGCGTGAAGCCGCGACTGACACCGCGGCGGCGCTCGGGTTTATCTCCGCGATTGGCGCCATTGGCGGGTTCTTTATCCCGAAAGCGTTTGGTACATCGCTGGCGCTCACCGGCTCACCGGCAGGCGCGATGAAAGTTTTCTTGGTGTTTTATATTGCTTGCGTAGTGCTGACCTGGGCCGTCTATGGCCGCAAATCAGCACGCTGA
- the narX gene encoding nitrate/nitrite two-component system sensor histidine kinase NarX, giving the protein MLKRRFSPLTLANQLAIIVLLLAGLGMGGMALAGWLAQGVQGSAHAINKAGSLRMQSYRLLAAVPVGTTRTDMFNEMERTAWSDELQQAAVRDGQQAALLAIQRYWRQHLAPALRDAHSPQEVSGQVTQFVGQIDALVSAFDSSTEHRIAQIVMLQRGMALLMGLLLLFTLLWLRRRLLRPWRQLLEIAHAVGHRDFSQRASVSGRDEMATLGHALNSMSAELAESYASLEQRVQEKTAGLEQKNQILSFLWEANRRLHSDVPLCERLAPVLTRLQNLTLLRDIALRVYEVDDEEHYQEFVWQPDERCDEIGCHLCPRHLRTESETGTTLKWRLGDLHTQYGLLLATLPAGCHLSRDQQQMIDTLMEQLTATLALERQQERKQQLLVMEERAAIARELHDSIAQSLSCMKMQISCLQMQGDALPQESRELLGQIRHELNASWRQLRELLTTFRLQLNEPGLKAALVASCQEFSARLGFPVVLDYQLPPRLVPSHQAIHLVQIAREALNNAFKHADASEIRVSVTLQEGQVRLCVADNGRGLPDNAGRTNHYGLIIMRDRAQSLRGDCQVRRRAEGGTEVVVTFIPDAPFSSVPALPEGEVHE; this is encoded by the coding sequence ATGCTGAAACGACGCTTTTCCCCGCTGACCCTCGCTAATCAACTGGCGATCATCGTGCTACTGCTCGCCGGCCTCGGCATGGGGGGTATGGCGCTGGCGGGCTGGCTGGCGCAGGGCGTTCAGGGCAGCGCACATGCTATCAACAAAGCCGGGTCGCTGCGAATGCAGAGCTATCGTCTGCTCGCCGCCGTCCCGGTCGGCACTACCCGCACCGACATGTTTAACGAGATGGAGCGCACCGCCTGGAGCGATGAGCTGCAGCAGGCCGCGGTGCGCGATGGTCAGCAGGCAGCGCTGCTGGCTATCCAGCGCTACTGGCGACAGCACCTTGCGCCCGCGCTGCGCGACGCCCATTCGCCGCAGGAGGTGAGCGGGCAAGTCACGCAGTTTGTCGGCCAGATAGACGCGCTGGTCAGCGCCTTTGACAGCTCCACTGAACACCGCATCGCGCAGATAGTCATGCTGCAGCGAGGCATGGCGCTGCTGATGGGGCTTTTACTGCTCTTTACCCTGCTCTGGCTGCGCCGCCGCCTGCTGCGCCCGTGGCGTCAGCTGCTTGAAATAGCCCACGCCGTGGGACACCGCGATTTCAGCCAGCGCGCCAGCGTCTCCGGGCGCGATGAGATGGCAACGCTTGGCCATGCGCTTAACAGCATGTCGGCGGAGCTTGCCGAAAGCTACGCGAGCCTTGAGCAACGCGTGCAGGAGAAAACCGCCGGGCTTGAGCAGAAAAACCAGATCCTGTCGTTTTTATGGGAGGCGAACCGTCGCCTGCATTCCGACGTGCCGCTGTGCGAGCGGCTGGCACCGGTGCTGACGCGCCTGCAAAATCTCACGCTGCTGCGCGATATCGCACTGCGCGTTTATGAAGTGGATGACGAAGAGCATTATCAGGAGTTTGTGTGGCAACCGGACGAGCGCTGCGACGAAATCGGCTGTCATCTCTGCCCGCGGCACCTGCGCACGGAGAGCGAAACCGGCACGACGCTGAAATGGCGGCTTGGCGATCTTCACACCCAGTATGGCCTCCTGCTGGCGACGTTGCCCGCGGGTTGTCATCTGAGCCGCGACCAGCAGCAGATGATCGACACGCTCATGGAGCAGCTCACTGCAACGCTGGCGCTGGAGCGTCAGCAGGAGCGCAAACAGCAGCTGCTGGTGATGGAGGAGCGCGCCGCCATTGCGCGTGAGCTGCATGACTCTATCGCGCAGTCGCTCTCCTGTATGAAAATGCAAATCAGCTGCCTGCAGATGCAGGGCGACGCGCTGCCGCAGGAGAGCCGCGAACTGCTGGGCCAGATCCGCCATGAACTGAACGCCTCCTGGCGGCAACTGCGCGAGCTGCTCACGACGTTCCGTTTACAGCTCAACGAGCCAGGGCTTAAGGCGGCGCTGGTGGCGAGCTGTCAGGAGTTCAGCGCGCGGCTCGGTTTCCCGGTGGTGCTTGATTATCAGCTCCCGCCGCGTCTGGTGCCGTCGCATCAGGCGATTCATCTGGTGCAGATTGCGCGCGAGGCGTTAAACAATGCGTTTAAGCATGCCGATGCCAGCGAAATTCGCGTCAGCGTCACGCTGCAGGAGGGCCAGGTACGGCTGTGCGTGGCCGACAATGGCCGTGGCCTGCCGGATAACGCCGGGCGCACTAACCACTACGGCTTAATTATTATGCGCGACCGCGCGCAGAGTTTGCGCGGCGACTGTCAGGTACGGCGACGAGCAGAAGGCGGCACCGAAGTGGTGGTGACCTTTATCCCCGATGCGCCGTTTTCATCCGTCCCCGCTCTTCCAGAAGGAGAAGTTCATGAATAA